Proteins encoded within one genomic window of Candidatus Binatia bacterium:
- a CDS encoding hypothetical protein (possible pseudo, frameshifted) — protein sequence MNALRFLFLAVAAGVLFLGARALPPVRALDAPIRLHVESYYVRHALEQTRTPNLVTAILADYRGYDTFGETTVIFAAGLACYFLLRGTKP from the coding sequence TTGAACGCTCTCCGGTTCCTTTTTCTCGCCGTCGCGGCGGGGGTGCTCTTCCTCGGGGCCAGGGCCCTCCCGCCCGTTCGGGCCCTCGACGCACCCATCCGGCTCCACGTGGAGTCCTACTACGTGCGGCACGCGCTCGAGCAGACGCGGACGCCGAATCTCGTGACGGCCATCCTCGCGGATTACCGGGGCTACGACACCTTCGGGGAGACGACCGTCATCTTCGCCGCGGGCCTGGCCTGCTACTTTCTGCTTCGAGGTACGAAACCATGA
- the glnS gene encoding glutamine--tRNA ligase, translated as MAREFGGTCNLRMDDTNPTTEDMKYVEAIQEDVRWLGFEWDRLTFASDYFEQLYEYAEELIRRGKAYVDSLSADEIREYRGTLTEPGRESPYRSRSVEENLDLFRRMRAGEFPDGSHVLRAKIDMASPNLNMRDPTIYRIRRHHHYRTGDRWCIYPMYDFAHCISDSIEGITHSLCTLEFEDHRPLYDWFLEELGLYHPQQIEFARLNLSHTVLSKRKLLRLVREGHVRGWDDPRMPTISGLRRRGYTPEAIREFCERIGVAKKNSVVDIAMLEHCVREDLNRRAPRVLAVLRPLRVVVTNWPEGQVEEFEAVNNPEDPSMGTRKVPFSRVLYIERDDFREHPPKKFYRLAPGREVRLRYACYVTCREVVKDERGEVVELRCTYDPESRGGWTPDGRKVQATIHWVSAAHALDAEVRLYDHLFLKPDPDEDEDFLSSLNPNSLEVVSAKIEPSVAGAPPGTRYQFERLGYFCVDPDSTPERLVFNRTVTLKDTWARIEKSGKADE; from the coding sequence GTGGCCCGGGAGTTCGGCGGGACGTGCAACCTCCGGATGGACGACACGAATCCCACGACCGAGGACATGAAGTACGTCGAAGCCATCCAGGAGGACGTCCGCTGGCTCGGCTTCGAATGGGACCGCCTCACGTTCGCCTCGGACTACTTCGAGCAGCTCTACGAGTACGCCGAGGAGCTCATCCGGCGCGGCAAGGCGTACGTCGACAGCCTCTCCGCCGACGAGATCCGGGAATATCGCGGGACGCTCACCGAACCGGGGCGCGAGAGCCCCTACCGCTCGCGTTCGGTGGAAGAAAACCTCGACCTCTTCCGGCGGATGCGCGCCGGAGAATTCCCCGACGGGAGCCACGTGCTCCGGGCGAAGATCGACATGGCGTCGCCCAACCTCAACATGCGCGACCCCACGATCTACCGCATCCGGCGCCACCACCACTACCGCACGGGCGACCGGTGGTGCATCTACCCCATGTACGACTTCGCCCACTGCATCTCGGATTCCATCGAGGGGATCACCCACTCCCTCTGCACGCTCGAGTTCGAAGACCACCGGCCGCTCTACGACTGGTTCCTCGAGGAGCTCGGCCTCTACCACCCGCAGCAGATCGAGTTCGCGCGCCTCAATTTGAGCCACACGGTGCTGAGCAAGCGGAAGCTCCTCCGGCTCGTCCGAGAGGGGCACGTGCGCGGCTGGGACGACCCGAGGATGCCGACGATCTCGGGGCTCCGGCGGCGGGGGTACACGCCCGAAGCCATCCGCGAGTTCTGCGAGCGGATCGGGGTGGCGAAAAAGAACAGCGTCGTCGACATCGCGATGCTCGAGCACTGCGTGCGCGAGGACCTGAACCGGCGGGCGCCCAGGGTGCTCGCGGTCCTGCGCCCCCTGCGCGTCGTCGTCACGAACTGGCCCGAAGGCCAGGTCGAAGAGTTCGAGGCGGTCAACAACCCCGAGGACCCTTCCATGGGGACCCGCAAGGTGCCCTTCTCGCGGGTCCTCTACATCGAGCGCGACGACTTCCGCGAACACCCGCCGAAAAAGTTCTACCGGCTCGCCCCGGGCCGGGAAGTACGGCTCCGCTACGCCTGCTACGTCACGTGCCGGGAAGTGGTGAAAGACGAGCGCGGCGAGGTCGTGGAGCTTCGCTGCACCTACGACCCCGAATCACGGGGTGGCTGGACTCCGGACGGCCGCAAAGTCCAGGCCACGATCCACTGGGTTTCCGCCGCGCACGCGCTCGACGCCGAGGTGCGGCTCTACGACCACCTTTTCCTCAAGCCCGACCCCGACGAGGACGAGGACTTTCTTTCTTCTCTCAACCCGAACTCCCTCGAGGTCGTCTCCGCGAAAATCGAGCCCAGCGTCGCCGGCGCCCCGCCCGGAACCCGCTACCAGTTCGAAAGGCTCGGCTACTTCTGCGTCGATCCCGACTCGACCCCCGAGCGCCTCGTCTTCAACCGGACCGTGACGCTCAAGGACACCTGGGCCAGGATCGAGAAGAGCGGCAAGGCGGACGAGTGA
- a CDS encoding Na+/H+ antiporter subunit G, which produces MNVLGSVLLAVGGFFLFAGTVGLLRLPDFYTRLHATGKTDTLGASLSLLGLACFAGWSLVALKLVAVAVFLLVANPTATHALARAAYLRGIVPWGTRP; this is translated from the coding sequence GTGAACGTCCTCGGCAGCGTCCTTCTCGCGGTCGGCGGTTTTTTCCTTTTCGCGGGAACGGTCGGTCTCCTGCGACTTCCCGACTTCTACACGCGGCTCCACGCGACCGGGAAAACCGACACGCTCGGCGCTTCGCTTTCGCTCCTGGGTCTCGCGTGTTTCGCGGGGTGGTCGCTCGTCGCACTCAAGCTCGTCGCCGTCGCCGTCTTCCTTCTCGTCGCGAACCCCACGGCCACGCACGCGCTCGCCCGCGCGGCCTACCTCCGGGGCATCGTGCCCTGGGGAACGCGACCCTAG
- a CDS encoding hypothetical protein (possible pseudo, internal stop codon, frameshifted): MVSVLLVFLFVVGLAALEVRDLLASIFLLGAYSFLAALTMARMGAVDVGFTEAAVGAGLTGIFFLMAVVRTARRTRD, encoded by the coding sequence GTGGTCTCCGTCCTGCTCGTTTTCCTCTTCGTGGTCGGGCTCGCGGCCCTCGAGGTGCGGGACCTTCTCGCCTCGATCTTTCTCCTGGGCGCTTACAGCTTCCTGGCCGCGCTCACGATGGCACGCATGGGGGCGGTGGACGTGGGGTTCACGGAAGCCGCGGTGGGAGCGGGTCTCACCGGCATCTTCTTCCTCATGGCCGTCGTGCGCACGGCGAGGAGGACACGGGATTGA
- the gltX gene encoding glutamate--tRNA ligase, with product MEVRTRFAPSPTGFLHVGGARTALFNYLFARHHGGRFVLRIEDTDRERSTPEAVRAILDSLEWLELRWDEGPFFQSERAELYRKEAERLWRSGAAYWCGCPPEALEEKRKAALAEGRNPLYDRTCRNLGLGPGENRVLRFRSPLEGTTGFVDRIRGAIAFQNSDLDDWIVLRSDGSPTYNFAVVVDDAEMRITHVIRGEDHIANTPKQILVYRALGFPLPEFAHVPLILGLDRARLSKRHGATSVGAYREEGYLPDAVVNYLVRLGWSHGDQEIFTREELIEKFTLEAVGKSAGVFNPEKLLWVNAQHMKRTPPERLAELARPFLEARGYAIPPDPAWLVRLVEAFRERARTLVELADMVHYFFSEDVSPDPEAATRHLGPEGRAVLREVRGELERLAEWSEESLRRCFEALRERLGVGLGKIAQPVRVAVTGGTSSPGIYEVLFLLGRERTLARIDRVLAQSGSGPAGSTE from the coding sequence ATGGAGGTCCGGACGCGGTTTGCGCCGAGCCCCACGGGCTTTCTCCACGTCGGCGGGGCCCGTACGGCGCTCTTCAACTACCTTTTCGCCCGCCACCACGGCGGCCGGTTCGTCCTGCGCATCGAGGACACGGACCGCGAGCGCTCGACGCCCGAGGCCGTGCGCGCCATCCTGGATTCTCTCGAGTGGCTCGAGCTCCGGTGGGACGAAGGGCCTTTTTTCCAGAGCGAGCGGGCGGAACTCTACCGGAAGGAAGCGGAGCGTCTCTGGCGCTCCGGAGCCGCCTACTGGTGCGGCTGCCCGCCGGAGGCACTCGAGGAGAAGCGAAAGGCGGCTCTCGCCGAGGGACGCAACCCCCTCTACGACCGGACCTGCCGGAACCTGGGGCTCGGCCCGGGCGAGAACCGGGTACTCCGCTTTCGCTCGCCCCTCGAGGGAACGACGGGCTTCGTCGACCGGATCCGGGGAGCCATCGCCTTCCAGAACTCCGATCTCGACGACTGGATCGTGCTGCGCTCGGACGGCTCGCCGACCTACAACTTCGCGGTGGTCGTGGACGACGCGGAGATGAGGATCACCCACGTGATCCGGGGCGAGGACCACATCGCGAACACTCCGAAGCAAATTCTCGTCTACCGGGCGCTCGGCTTTCCGCTGCCGGAATTCGCCCACGTTCCCCTGATTCTCGGGCTCGACCGGGCCCGCCTGAGCAAACGCCACGGAGCGACTTCCGTCGGGGCTTACCGGGAGGAGGGCTACCTCCCGGACGCCGTCGTCAACTACCTCGTGCGGCTCGGCTGGTCCCACGGCGATCAGGAAATCTTCACGCGCGAGGAGCTGATCGAGAAGTTCACGCTCGAGGCGGTGGGCAAGTCCGCGGGGGTGTTCAACCCCGAGAAGCTCCTCTGGGTGAACGCCCAGCACATGAAACGGACCCCGCCCGAGCGTCTGGCCGAGCTCGCGCGTCCTTTCCTCGAGGCCAGGGGCTACGCGATTCCCCCGGACCCCGCCTGGCTCGTGCGGCTCGTCGAGGCGTTTCGCGAGCGGGCGAGGACGCTCGTCGAGCTCGCGGACATGGTGCACTACTTCTTCTCGGAAGACGTTTCCCCGGACCCGGAAGCTGCCACCCGGCACCTCGGCCCCGAGGGCAGGGCGGTCCTCCGGGAGGTCCGAGGCGAGCTCGAGCGGCTCGCGGAGTGGAGCGAGGAGTCGCTCCGGCGGTGCTTCGAGGCACTCCGGGAGCGTCTCGGCGTGGGTCTCGGGAAGATCGCGCAGCCCGTGCGTGTCGCCGTCACCGGAGGGACGTCGAGTCCGGGGATCTACGAGGTGCTGTTCCTTCTGGGTCGCGAACGCACGCTTGCCCGGATCGACCGGGTGCTCGCGCAAAGTGGGAGTGGACCCGCAGGGAGCACGGAGTGA
- a CDS encoding cation:proton antiporter: MTTSQLPALLVLSPLLGSFFVVLLALRSPGRARTISLVSVGLGLLACLGTLARTRDGNVLLYAFGSWAAPYGIEYRVDGLAACVATLVGGTAFVSLFFAAPTAARELRGREAPFFAFLCLFVAALEGMIVTGDLFNLYVFLEITALSAYTLVAAGGPRSVVASFRYLVLGTLGATFYLLGLAFLLATTGTLNMADMAELLRQRAPDPALAVAVTFVVAGLGLKMALFPLHGWLPDAYTYAPSASAPFLAALTTKVAAFALFRVLFGVLWPAIEPYRGTLTFALGWLAVAGVLGGSVMALVQHKTRRLLAYSSVSHLGMIAMGLALANPLGLAGALLHILAHGLGKGGLFLATGAVEFRREGGRVEDFRSASHDLPLTTTSFTLCALSLVGLPPTLGFFSKWYLLLGALEARRYSFAVALLAGSLLGIWYFFRVLEGAYFGKPTPEVAKLRPEVPLSILLPTLLLAASVLVLGFLVRPLMDHWIVPSLGALRLGTAAGAP; this comes from the coding sequence TTGACCACCTCGCAGCTCCCCGCCCTTCTCGTCCTCTCGCCGCTGCTCGGGTCGTTTTTCGTCGTCCTCCTCGCGCTGCGTTCCCCCGGGCGCGCGAGAACGATCTCTCTGGTCTCCGTGGGTCTCGGCCTTCTCGCCTGTCTCGGGACGCTCGCTCGGACGCGCGACGGAAACGTGCTCCTCTACGCCTTCGGGAGCTGGGCCGCGCCCTACGGAATCGAGTACCGGGTGGACGGCCTCGCGGCGTGCGTGGCGACGCTCGTCGGGGGAACGGCTTTCGTTTCCCTTTTTTTCGCGGCCCCCACGGCCGCCCGGGAACTCCGCGGGCGCGAAGCCCCCTTTTTCGCCTTCCTCTGCCTCTTCGTCGCCGCGCTCGAAGGCATGATCGTCACCGGGGACCTTTTCAACCTCTACGTCTTCCTCGAGATCACGGCTCTTTCCGCCTACACCCTGGTCGCCGCCGGCGGCCCGCGCTCGGTGGTCGCGAGCTTTCGCTACCTGGTCCTCGGGACGCTCGGCGCGACCTTCTACCTTCTCGGGCTCGCGTTTCTCCTCGCCACCACGGGCACGCTCAACATGGCGGACATGGCGGAGCTTTTGCGCCAGAGGGCTCCCGACCCCGCGCTCGCCGTGGCGGTGACCTTCGTCGTGGCGGGCCTGGGCCTCAAGATGGCTCTTTTCCCCCTCCACGGATGGCTTCCCGACGCGTACACGTACGCGCCGTCGGCTTCGGCGCCTTTTCTCGCCGCGCTCACGACCAAAGTGGCCGCCTTCGCGCTTTTTCGCGTCCTTTTCGGCGTCCTCTGGCCGGCAATCGAGCCTTACAGGGGCACACTCACCTTCGCACTGGGTTGGCTCGCCGTGGCCGGCGTCCTCGGCGGCTCGGTCATGGCTCTCGTGCAGCACAAGACGAGGCGGCTTCTCGCTTATTCGAGCGTGAGCCACCTCGGAATGATCGCCATGGGCCTCGCGCTGGCGAACCCCCTGGGTCTCGCGGGCGCGCTCCTCCACATCCTCGCACACGGCCTCGGCAAAGGGGGGCTCTTCCTCGCGACGGGTGCGGTGGAATTCCGGAGAGAGGGAGGCCGGGTGGAAGACTTCCGCTCGGCCTCGCACGACCTTCCCCTCACGACGACATCGTTCACGCTGTGTGCGCTCTCGCTCGTGGGTCTCCCTCCCACGCTGGGCTTCTTCAGCAAGTGGTACCTCCTCCTCGGGGCGCTCGAGGCACGCCGGTATTCGTTCGCCGTGGCCCTTCTCGCGGGGAGCTTGCTCGGAATCTGGTACTTCTTCCGCGTGCTGGAGGGAGCTTACTTCGGCAAACCGACCCCGGAGGTCGCGAAGCTCCGCCCCGAAGTTCCGCTCTCGATCCTGCTTCCCACCCTCCTTCTGGCCGCGTCGGTTCTGGTCCTGGGGTTCCTGGTTCGGCCCTTGATGGACCACTGGATCGTGCCGAGTCTCGGGGCTCTCCGCCTCGGTACCGCCGCGGGCGC
- a CDS encoding Na+/H+ antiporter subunit C: MFEHFEYWATLALFLLGLYGVLAKRNLAKKLVGLGIVQSATILFFIVLGLREGGTIPIVPHHAGHEPLVYMSPLPQVLMLTAIVVAVSTSGVAFALLIRIYRTSGTLDEREVLERLP, encoded by the coding sequence GTGTTCGAGCACTTCGAATACTGGGCGACTCTCGCCCTTTTCCTGCTGGGCCTCTACGGCGTGCTCGCGAAGCGGAATCTCGCGAAGAAGCTCGTCGGACTCGGCATCGTGCAGAGTGCGACGATTCTCTTTTTCATCGTTCTGGGTCTCCGGGAGGGGGGGACCATCCCCATCGTGCCCCACCACGCGGGACACGAACCGCTCGTCTACATGAGTCCCCTCCCTCAGGTCCTGATGCTGACCGCCATCGTGGTCGCGGTGAGCACGAGCGGGGTGGCGTTCGCCCTTCTCATCCGAATCTACCGCACCTCGGGAACGCTCGACGAACGCGAGGTGCTCGAGCGACTCCCTTGA